A genome region from Fimbriimonadaceae bacterium includes the following:
- a CDS encoding toprim domain-containing protein, with product MSISPDAIAHARSINLIEFLIARGHKPVSRRPHHADFHAPYREDRNPSFSVSQRPDGTWVWYDFGRNEHEGCKQHGDLIDLVQLLDHVPFAEALHRILHNTVRSMVAPSNPSTAPPTDKERIAHAKKLYYAAQANMTPEREEELRSYFHKLALPYNQHLGAVWMRLGDDGIPYVAFPLPTPNIHFMQGLMARALGEAPPALMRVARGLKGPWILKRGNAPILITESIVDCLAGDELFGPSFTLCALNGLNTVERLQEYLKRLPSRIIYVALDNDASCIAVGNAPQNSSRKKGPHVQKELVSLLTYMGYHVMEVLLHHNANVKDLHKLWLKHPQRVSLLDLAKTGLHHAPAC from the coding sequence ATGTCCATTTCTCCAGACGCCATCGCCCACGCCCGCAGTATCAACCTCATTGAGTTTCTCATCGCTCGGGGCCACAAACCGGTGTCGAGAAGGCCGCACCATGCAGATTTTCACGCCCCTTATCGTGAGGATAGAAATCCTTCGTTCTCTGTCTCGCAGCGACCGGATGGCACCTGGGTGTGGTATGACTTCGGGCGCAACGAACATGAGGGGTGCAAACAGCACGGAGACCTCATCGACCTCGTCCAACTCCTCGACCATGTGCCGTTCGCAGAAGCCCTGCACCGGATTCTGCACAACACCGTCAGGAGTATGGTGGCCCCGAGCAACCCCTCCACGGCCCCCCCAACCGACAAAGAGCGTATTGCTCACGCCAAGAAGCTCTACTATGCCGCCCAAGCCAACATGACCCCGGAACGTGAGGAAGAGCTCCGGTCGTATTTCCATAAATTGGCGCTCCCCTACAACCAGCATCTTGGCGCTGTATGGATGCGGCTAGGCGACGACGGCATCCCATACGTAGCCTTCCCGCTTCCCACACCCAACATCCATTTCATGCAAGGGCTGATGGCACGAGCCTTGGGCGAGGCCCCACCTGCCCTGATGCGGGTCGCCCGCGGCCTCAAGGGCCCCTGGATCCTTAAACGCGGGAACGCGCCAATTCTGATCACGGAAAGCATCGTGGATTGCCTTGCAGGCGATGAGCTATTCGGACCCTCGTTTACCCTCTGTGCCCTGAATGGGCTGAATACGGTTGAGCGCCTCCAGGAATATCTCAAACGGCTCCCCTCACGAATCATCTATGTCGCGTTAGATAACGACGCAAGCTGTATCGCCGTGGGAAATGCGCCTCAGAACAGCTCACGAAAGAAGGGGCCACACGTCCAGAAAGAACTGGTCTCGCTGCTGACTTACATGGGCTATCACGTTATGGAAGTGCTACTCCATCACAACGCCAACGTAAAGGATCTTCACAAGCTTTGGCTGAAGCATCCGCAGCGAGTGTCGCTGCTCGATTTGGCAAAAACGGGCCTCCACCATGCACCAGCGTGCTAG
- a CDS encoding DUF4942 domain-containing protein → MFSEDFYPTPGAVAAKMLQKIDRNAVHFLEPSAGKGDLAKAILGFGRTRSPYDHGSRHRVDVIELHPDLLKILQAHEELTVVGYDWLTYDGVSYYDAIVMNPPFSKGALHLLRAWDFLHNGEIVCLLNQETIDNPYTEDRQRLAAIIAAHGSVEPLGPCFLTAERPTDTQVALVYLKKTTEDDRIHLWHSADREQSVNDDIGTPEAIPALRDTLGNMQHYYTQSLEEMFKAFAHIRKASLFMGALGTELRPSRSTRDESDLKKILGLAQTNTTAARAEFARALRRSAWMHVFEQMDFRKWLDTKQTEELLQDLERDSTVPFTTQNIKGTLSNIFQQRKRLFEKSVWNVFLALTRHYKGNTTGDIGSGDGKAGWKSNDSYKVNCRLVFPYGCRFWIGRFDLWSARDAGEIYSDLDRVLAVLDGQSFEEIVTVRDALERSFHNHGVHPHPCESTFFRIRYFKKGTVHLKWKREDLLATFNTTAAAGRQWIGTTCHRDQDSQASYSHLDSNDPHSWPSPVPTCQICA, encoded by the coding sequence ATGTTCAGCGAAGATTTCTACCCCACGCCCGGGGCCGTCGCAGCGAAAATGCTTCAGAAAATTGATCGCAATGCTGTCCATTTTCTTGAGCCGAGTGCCGGCAAAGGCGATCTCGCTAAAGCCATATTGGGATTCGGTCGGACTCGGTCTCCCTACGATCACGGTTCACGCCATCGCGTCGACGTGATCGAACTCCACCCAGATCTCTTGAAGATCCTCCAAGCCCATGAGGAGCTAACCGTCGTCGGATACGATTGGTTGACCTACGACGGCGTCTCCTATTACGACGCCATTGTGATGAATCCTCCCTTCAGCAAAGGTGCCCTCCATCTTCTCCGCGCTTGGGATTTTCTGCACAACGGCGAAATCGTCTGCCTCCTGAATCAAGAGACCATCGATAATCCTTACACGGAAGACCGTCAACGGCTGGCCGCGATTATTGCTGCACATGGCTCGGTCGAACCTCTTGGCCCCTGCTTCCTCACGGCGGAACGGCCCACCGATACTCAGGTCGCCCTCGTCTACCTTAAGAAGACTACGGAAGATGATCGCATCCATCTTTGGCATTCGGCCGACCGCGAACAATCTGTTAACGATGACATCGGCACACCTGAAGCGATCCCCGCGCTTCGCGATACCCTTGGAAATATGCAGCACTACTACACACAATCCCTAGAAGAGATGTTTAAGGCCTTCGCCCACATCCGCAAAGCCAGTCTCTTTATGGGCGCACTCGGCACGGAGCTTCGCCCGAGCCGATCGACGCGAGACGAGTCCGATCTTAAAAAGATCCTTGGCTTGGCCCAAACCAACACCACCGCCGCGCGCGCCGAATTCGCACGGGCCCTTCGCCGAAGCGCCTGGATGCACGTCTTTGAACAAATGGACTTCCGGAAGTGGCTAGATACGAAACAGACAGAAGAACTCTTACAAGACCTTGAACGCGATAGCACCGTGCCCTTTACCACACAGAACATCAAAGGCACCCTCTCCAATATATTCCAACAGCGCAAACGCTTGTTTGAGAAATCGGTATGGAATGTGTTCCTCGCGCTCACACGACACTACAAGGGCAACACCACCGGAGACATCGGGAGCGGGGACGGCAAGGCGGGCTGGAAGAGCAACGACTCGTACAAGGTCAATTGCCGGCTTGTGTTTCCATACGGCTGTCGATTTTGGATCGGACGATTCGATCTCTGGTCTGCCCGTGACGCCGGCGAGATTTACTCCGATCTGGATCGCGTCCTCGCCGTGCTAGATGGACAATCATTCGAAGAGATTGTCACGGTGCGAGACGCGCTGGAACGCTCATTTCACAATCATGGGGTGCACCCCCACCCCTGTGAGAGTACCTTTTTTCGTATACGCTATTTCAAAAAGGGAACCGTGCATCTCAAATGGAAACGAGAGGACCTGCTGGCCACCTTCAACACGACCGCAGCCGCAGGACGTCAGTGGATTGGGACCACTTGCCATAGAGATCAGGACTCCCAAGCTTCATATTCTCATCTAGACAGTAACGACCCCCACAGCTGGCCATCGCCCGTACCGACATGCCAGATTTGCGCCTAG